Proteins encoded in a region of the Acidobacteriota bacterium genome:
- a CDS encoding glycosyltransferase, whose amino-acid sequence MAVGMGPGNGDPPRLRVLAFSRCYPPGFRGGGPVRSLVNLVQALGTQVDFRIITLDRDLASDPPYPSVRHGSWQVLHGAEVLYLSRRAATVRRLSREVARISPQVIYLNSFFDPIFTLKVLAARKLGLVPTVPTLLAPQGELSTGALGLKAAKKSAFLQLARVSGLYRDITWQASNELEKEEIVQIVKTVRRDEVRVASDLTEEVSPEVRAPIERRVPGPLRLCFLSRISPKKNLDFALRVLAGVKVPVEFAIFGPIEDVAYWAECERLLVRLPSNIRAVYKGEVPPDQVKRTLARHDLFFFPTRGENFGHVIFESLAAGVPVLISDQTPWSDVETHEVGWSLPLSSMSAFGMAIEALSARLPADHDVYAERSMAYASARVDRAGAIARAYSLFRDLVPQ is encoded by the coding sequence ATGGCTGTAGGAATGGGGCCGGGAAACGGCGACCCGCCGCGGCTCCGAGTATTGGCCTTCAGCCGTTGTTACCCTCCGGGGTTCCGCGGTGGCGGACCGGTCCGTTCGCTGGTCAATCTGGTGCAGGCGCTCGGGACCCAGGTGGATTTCCGCATCATTACCCTGGACCGCGATCTCGCGAGCGATCCCCCCTACCCATCGGTCCGCCACGGCAGCTGGCAGGTCCTGCACGGAGCGGAAGTGCTGTACCTGTCGCGCCGGGCCGCGACGGTTCGGCGGCTTTCACGTGAGGTGGCGAGGATCTCGCCGCAAGTGATCTACCTCAATAGTTTTTTCGACCCCATATTTACCCTGAAGGTCCTGGCGGCACGAAAACTCGGCCTCGTCCCGACGGTGCCCACGCTGCTCGCGCCCCAGGGCGAACTGTCCACCGGCGCTCTCGGACTCAAGGCGGCGAAGAAGTCGGCATTTCTCCAACTGGCGCGCGTGAGTGGCCTGTATCGGGACATCACGTGGCAGGCCTCAAATGAATTGGAAAAAGAAGAAATTGTGCAGATCGTGAAGACTGTACGCAGGGACGAAGTGCGTGTGGCTTCTGACCTCACAGAGGAGGTGTCGCCCGAAGTGCGCGCCCCGATTGAGCGCCGGGTGCCCGGACCGTTGCGCCTGTGTTTCCTGTCGCGGATTTCCCCGAAGAAGAACCTCGACTTTGCGCTTCGCGTATTGGCCGGCGTGAAGGTGCCCGTGGAGTTCGCGATTTTTGGACCGATCGAGGATGTGGCCTACTGGGCAGAGTGCGAGCGGTTGCTGGTGCGGCTGCCCTCGAATATACGAGCCGTCTACAAGGGCGAGGTGCCTCCCGATCAGGTGAAACGCACACTCGCCAGACACGACTTGTTCTTCTTTCCGACTCGCGGAGAGAACTTCGGGCACGTGATCTTCGAGTCGCTTGCGGCGGGCGTGCCCGTCCTCATCAGCGATCAGACGCCCTGGAGCGATGTGGAAACACATGAGGTCGGCTGGAGTCTTCCGCTCAGTTCGATGTCGGCGTTCGGCATGGCCATCGAAGCGCTGAGTGCGCGCCTGCCGGCCGACCATGATGTGTACGCGGAGCGATCCATGGCCTATGCCTCCGCCCGCGTTGACAGAGCCGGCGCCATAGCCCGGGCCTACAGCCTGTTCCGGGACCTCGTACCGCAATGA
- a CDS encoding glycosyltransferase family 4 protein, which yields MRPLKVAIATVGRFHVLDLARELDRLGHDVSFWCAMTTRQTRRYGLPARAHRGLLPWLLPMLAAQRYGGARLAAASSRSLLEATDRLIARRLEPCDVFIGMSGLAVQSARKARAAYGAKVFIERGSRHILSQKAILDDLLRRGFAARTVPESDVARECAGYALADRVVVPSAHAKQSFVDEGFPAERLFCNPYGVDVAMFGPTPAPQDRPPTILFVGLWSYQKGVDLLLAAWRKLDGVHLRHVGAVGDAPLPLEPGFTHVDAVPQDSLPAQYAQAHVFVSASRQEGLSLVQAQALACGVPVVCTDRTGGADLRDLLDLPEWVTVVPSDDADVLAAAIRAMLNSAMNLTGPRRLLGPRRDQLSWAAYGDRYARELDRVVGGEA from the coding sequence ATGCGCCCGCTGAAAGTGGCGATCGCCACGGTGGGACGGTTTCATGTCCTTGATCTCGCTCGAGAGTTGGATCGGCTCGGCCACGACGTGTCGTTCTGGTGTGCCATGACGACACGCCAGACCCGCCGATACGGGTTGCCGGCGCGCGCCCACCGTGGATTGTTGCCGTGGCTCCTGCCAATGCTGGCCGCGCAGCGATATGGCGGTGCGCGGCTGGCGGCGGCCTCGAGTCGCAGCCTGCTGGAGGCGACCGACCGGCTGATCGCGCGACGGCTGGAGCCGTGTGACGTGTTCATCGGGATGTCGGGGCTCGCGGTTCAGAGTGCCCGCAAGGCTCGCGCAGCCTATGGCGCGAAGGTGTTCATCGAACGCGGCAGCCGCCACATTCTCTCCCAAAAAGCGATTCTCGACGACCTTCTGCGCCGTGGGTTCGCTGCGCGTACGGTGCCCGAGTCGGACGTCGCGCGCGAGTGCGCGGGATATGCGCTGGCAGATCGGGTGGTCGTGCCGTCGGCGCATGCGAAGCAGAGTTTCGTCGATGAGGGATTTCCAGCCGAACGGCTGTTCTGCAATCCCTACGGCGTTGATGTGGCCATGTTTGGGCCGACGCCGGCGCCGCAGGACCGTCCGCCGACCATCTTGTTCGTGGGGCTCTGGTCATATCAGAAGGGAGTGGATCTGCTTCTGGCGGCGTGGCGCAAACTCGACGGCGTGCATCTGCGGCACGTCGGAGCCGTGGGTGATGCCCCGTTGCCGCTGGAGCCCGGGTTCACCCATGTGGATGCGGTGCCTCAGGACAGCCTCCCCGCGCAGTACGCACAGGCCCACGTCTTTGTGTCGGCATCGCGCCAGGAGGGACTCTCCCTCGTCCAGGCGCAGGCCCTGGCGTGCGGCGTGCCTGTGGTGTGCACCGACCGCACGGGCGGGGCCGATCTCCGCGACCTTCTGGACCTGCCCGAGTGGGTCACGGTGGTGCCGAGCGACGACGCCGACGTTCTTGCTGCCGCAATTCGTGCGATGCTCAACAGCGCCATGAACCTGACGGGGCCACGCCGATTGTTAGGGCCACGGCGGGACCAGCTGTCCTGGGCCGCGTATGGTGACCGATACGCCCGCGAGCTTGACCGAGTAGTTGGAGGCGAGGCGTGA
- a CDS encoding glycosyltransferase family 1 protein, giving the protein MNILFVGDSWQGSTARSMREAMAVFPDIRLDDLGEDHYFPVGKSLVVRGTNRLLRPWHRTELEAAILAKIAARRPDCLLVYRGGGVCAEFVRHIRRMGVFTANVFPDYSPHAFGAVLKSSMGEYDLVVSTKPFHPAGWKSIYGYDNPCVCVPHGYDPALHFWPDPPGDPDFDLVLAATWRHQYQVVMQQLAGLCQDLRLKVGIVGSGWRERRDGSEPGWEVAPALTGRAYGEWLRRGRIVIAPVHHDVVIRGVRQPGDEDTIRTYELAAMGCFFLHRRTPYAQTVYDEQTEVPMWDDADELAEVVRHYLPRAGERADMARRAHARAVPAYSIPARARQVIEQIAAARRAWDTGS; this is encoded by the coding sequence GTGAACATCCTGTTTGTCGGGGACTCCTGGCAGGGCTCCACCGCGCGTTCCATGCGCGAGGCGATGGCCGTCTTTCCAGATATCCGCCTGGATGACCTGGGAGAAGATCACTACTTCCCAGTCGGCAAGTCGCTCGTCGTCCGGGGCACGAATCGCCTGCTGAGACCGTGGCACCGCACAGAGTTGGAGGCGGCGATTCTGGCCAAGATCGCCGCTCGCCGGCCTGACTGCCTCCTGGTGTACAGAGGCGGCGGCGTGTGCGCCGAGTTCGTTCGCCACATTCGACGGATGGGTGTCTTTACCGCTAATGTGTTCCCGGACTACTCGCCACACGCGTTCGGCGCGGTGTTGAAGTCCAGCATGGGCGAATACGATCTCGTGGTGTCGACCAAGCCGTTCCACCCTGCGGGATGGAAGTCCATCTACGGCTACGACAATCCCTGTGTCTGCGTGCCGCACGGTTACGATCCGGCCCTGCACTTCTGGCCGGATCCCCCAGGCGATCCCGATTTCGATCTCGTGCTGGCCGCGACGTGGCGCCATCAGTACCAGGTCGTGATGCAGCAACTCGCCGGCCTCTGTCAAGACCTGCGCCTGAAGGTCGGCATCGTCGGCAGTGGCTGGCGCGAACGCCGTGACGGATCTGAGCCAGGATGGGAGGTGGCACCGGCGCTGACCGGGCGCGCCTATGGCGAATGGCTACGCCGCGGCCGCATTGTCATTGCGCCCGTGCATCACGACGTCGTCATCCGGGGTGTGCGCCAACCCGGCGACGAAGATACAATCCGCACCTACGAACTGGCGGCAATGGGCTGCTTCTTTCTGCACCGGCGGACTCCCTACGCGCAGACCGTCTACGACGAGCAAACCGAGGTCCCGATGTGGGACGACGCAGACGAACTGGCGGAGGTCGTACGTCACTATTTGCCCCGCGCCGGTGAACGCGCCGACATGGCCAGGCGGGCACACGCGAGAGCCGTGCCGGCGTACTCGATTCCCGCCAGGGCGCGTCAGGTGATTGAGCAGATCGCAGCCGCTCGCCGCGCGTGGGACACCGGGTCATGA
- a CDS encoding FkbM family methyltransferase codes for MAHTGMPDLAHSAIGTLIETLSPCIVDLGARGGADPELLAIAWASSIYCFEPEQHAADQLARAGDSRWRQFTVIPSAVGGASGIQNLYVPEDMTGASLLRHNPAMIERFDNPSLHAVRTVLPVETCTLDELRSTGRLERVDYLKVDVEGAELDILKAGHTLLRECVALKVECSFLPQRIDQPLVWAVAQFLAEAGFEVMDLQDFHRWRRRNLPAHPYRVRSDMQYSKGQVAQCDLVLLKTAGRLEGPEQAMRLVVLSAALGFFDHARTVLAGNPEWAAWVRETHGFDIDAELRQWSATVGSRVVRGALRAQVRGLVPLLRAWAGRFQFPRPD; via the coding sequence GTGGCACACACCGGCATGCCAGACCTTGCACACAGCGCCATCGGGACACTGATCGAGACATTGTCGCCGTGTATCGTGGACCTGGGCGCGCGCGGCGGTGCCGATCCGGAACTGCTGGCCATCGCCTGGGCGTCCAGCATCTACTGCTTCGAGCCCGAGCAGCACGCCGCGGATCAACTTGCGCGGGCGGGTGACTCCCGGTGGCGCCAGTTCACCGTCATACCAAGTGCGGTAGGCGGCGCGTCAGGGATTCAGAATTTGTACGTGCCTGAGGACATGACTGGGGCGTCGCTGCTGCGGCACAACCCGGCCATGATCGAGCGATTCGACAACCCGAGCCTGCATGCCGTTCGCACGGTGCTACCGGTTGAGACCTGCACGCTGGACGAGCTTCGCAGCACAGGCAGGCTCGAACGTGTGGATTACCTCAAGGTGGACGTTGAAGGCGCAGAGCTCGACATCCTGAAGGCCGGCCACACGTTGCTGCGCGAGTGTGTGGCGCTGAAAGTGGAGTGTTCGTTCCTGCCGCAACGGATTGATCAGCCCCTGGTGTGGGCGGTGGCGCAGTTTCTTGCCGAGGCGGGATTCGAGGTCATGGACCTCCAGGACTTTCACCGCTGGAGGCGCCGCAACCTGCCGGCGCACCCCTATCGGGTCCGCAGCGACATGCAGTACTCGAAGGGGCAGGTGGCTCAGTGTGACCTTGTGCTGCTCAAGACGGCGGGCCGCCTGGAAGGCCCCGAGCAGGCGATGCGGCTCGTGGTGCTCAGCGCCGCGCTCGGCTTTTTTGATCACGCGCGCACCGTGCTCGCGGGCAACCCCGAGTGGGCCGCCTGGGTCCGCGAGACGCACGGCTTCGACATTGACGCGGAGCTCAGACAATGGTCTGCCACTGTGGGCAGTCGCGTGGTGAGAGGCGCACTCCGGGCGCAGGTCCGGGGACTCGTGCCACTCCTGCGCGCGTGGGCCGGTCGCTTTCAGTTCCCACGGCCCGACTGA
- a CDS encoding FkbM family methyltransferase has translation MNRSPALVIGKLAETLGFIVEHPLNRGRKVRALVEFVRWQVGSRLVSGPVVYPWVNGSRMIVHSGEDGLTGNIYCGLHEFAEMAYLLHVITPDDLFVDVGANVGAYTILACAAKGARGCCLEPVPSTFARLLDTLSINRLSGRVEALNVGASDAEGELWFTSDENCTNHVVPEGEPRDGAVQVKVLPLDAVLANRRPAVLKIDVEGFETFVLAGANATLSQPTLHSVIMELNGSVARYGLGEHAILKTMAGHGFEACGYEPFSRTLTPLGDARSKSNNTVFVRDIPLAERLLKSSPPLKVGRVWL, from the coding sequence ATGAACCGCAGCCCCGCCCTTGTGATCGGCAAGCTTGCCGAGACGCTCGGATTCATCGTCGAACACCCGCTCAACCGCGGCCGAAAAGTACGGGCGCTGGTCGAATTCGTGAGATGGCAGGTGGGCAGCCGCCTGGTTTCGGGGCCGGTGGTGTACCCCTGGGTGAACGGCTCGCGAATGATCGTCCACTCCGGGGAGGACGGCCTGACCGGAAATATCTACTGCGGCCTGCATGAATTCGCCGAGATGGCGTATCTGCTGCACGTCATCACGCCAGATGATCTGTTTGTCGATGTCGGCGCCAATGTGGGTGCGTATACGATTCTGGCCTGCGCCGCGAAGGGGGCGCGCGGGTGCTGCCTGGAACCGGTGCCGTCCACATTCGCGCGGCTCCTCGACACGCTCAGCATCAACCGGCTGTCTGGCAGGGTCGAGGCGCTGAACGTCGGCGCGTCGGACGCCGAGGGCGAGCTGTGGTTCACGTCCGATGAAAACTGCACGAATCATGTGGTGCCGGAGGGTGAACCGCGTGACGGAGCCGTCCAGGTCAAGGTCCTGCCTCTGGACGCGGTGCTGGCGAATCGGCGCCCGGCCGTACTGAAGATCGACGTTGAGGGATTCGAGACGTTTGTGCTGGCCGGCGCTAACGCAACGCTGAGTCAGCCGACATTACACTCCGTAATCATGGAGTTGAACGGAAGCGTCGCACGCTACGGCCTTGGCGAACACGCTATTCTCAAGACGATGGCCGGACACGGATTTGAGGCCTGTGGCTATGAGCCGTTTTCGAGGACGCTGACGCCGCTGGGCGACGCCAGGTCCAAATCCAACAACACCGTGTTTGTGCGCGACATTCCGCTGGCGGAGCGTCTGTTGAAGTCATCGCCGCCGCTCAAAGTGGGTCGCGTATGGCTGTAG
- the asnB gene encoding asparagine synthase (glutamine-hydrolyzing), with amino-acid sequence MIGQPGASEAVVRNMLQVMGHRGPDGSGLWTGPVTSQRTLVLGHRRLSILDLSPAGAQPMADATRRLHLTHNGEIYNFLEVRAELQRLGATFRTQSDTEVILEAYRQWGTDCLSRFNGMFAFALYDSTTGMLFCARDRYGEKPFLFGWGRDCFVFASEYKAVLQHPALSMDIDEWRLLRAAYNASTGLDADRQTVFNDVQQLLPGEAMLVDVHTLQQRVWTYWQVKPGAARIVTDEREVFAEFRDLLIDSVRLRLRSDVPVGSCLSGGLDSSAIVCIVRNLLGEDAPYNTFTGRFPGTSADEWTYAQQIIDAAGVTSHTVTPTVDRFLEELPRFMWLNELPVSSSSQFAQWCVFDLARAQGVTVLLDGQGADESLGGYEQYFAVYLEALRECGDIDRLHRELPLIRQRYPLALAPAGRGLRDRLPFTLRHWLSNHTSTGTSLLYGLRPGAAQRVARENDAPRRDGFDPLGSVLLQESFGRFLTTLLRYGDRNSMAHSREVRLPFCDHRIAEFVFRLPPHLLMGEVQTKRLLRESMCGILPESIRTRWNKQGFRPPQDLWFQAPAFADRVRESLDAACGRVGSPWLPQWWGRALARVRAGEPSLSWVVWQPFIIEQWRQHFLQPLADTRKRGLS; translated from the coding sequence GTGATCGGCCAACCGGGTGCGTCCGAGGCCGTGGTGCGCAACATGTTGCAGGTCATGGGCCATCGCGGCCCGGATGGTTCGGGCCTGTGGACAGGTCCGGTCACATCCCAACGCACACTGGTGCTCGGACATCGTCGGCTCTCGATTCTGGATTTGTCGCCGGCCGGCGCGCAGCCGATGGCAGATGCCACCCGTCGCCTGCACCTGACCCACAACGGCGAAATCTATAACTTCCTGGAAGTGCGCGCAGAACTCCAGCGGTTGGGAGCGACGTTTCGGACGCAGTCCGACACCGAGGTCATCCTGGAGGCGTACCGCCAGTGGGGGACCGACTGCCTCAGCCGGTTTAACGGCATGTTCGCGTTTGCGTTGTACGACAGCACCACCGGCATGCTGTTCTGCGCTCGCGATCGGTATGGCGAGAAGCCTTTTCTCTTTGGATGGGGTCGCGACTGTTTCGTGTTCGCGTCCGAGTACAAGGCCGTGCTGCAGCACCCCGCGCTGTCCATGGACATCGATGAGTGGCGACTGCTGCGGGCGGCGTACAACGCCAGCACGGGGCTGGATGCGGATCGGCAGACGGTGTTCAATGATGTGCAGCAGTTGCTGCCTGGTGAGGCGATGCTGGTCGATGTCCACACGCTGCAGCAGCGGGTCTGGACCTACTGGCAGGTGAAGCCTGGTGCCGCACGAATCGTGACAGATGAGCGGGAAGTGTTCGCCGAGTTTCGCGATCTCCTGATTGACTCAGTCCGGCTCCGCCTGCGCAGTGATGTACCGGTCGGGTCCTGTTTGTCCGGGGGCCTGGACTCCTCGGCCATTGTCTGCATCGTGCGGAACCTGTTGGGGGAGGACGCCCCGTACAACACATTTACCGGCCGGTTTCCTGGCACGTCTGCGGATGAGTGGACGTACGCACAGCAAATCATTGACGCGGCCGGAGTCACGAGTCACACCGTGACGCCAACGGTGGATCGCTTTCTTGAAGAACTCCCGCGGTTCATGTGGCTCAACGAACTGCCGGTGAGCAGTTCCAGCCAGTTCGCGCAGTGGTGTGTGTTCGATCTTGCCAGGGCGCAGGGTGTGACGGTGCTGCTGGACGGCCAGGGCGCCGACGAATCATTGGGTGGGTACGAGCAGTATTTTGCGGTGTACCTGGAGGCGCTGCGGGAGTGCGGCGACATCGACCGCCTCCATCGTGAGCTTCCGTTGATTCGCCAGCGGTATCCGCTCGCGTTGGCTCCCGCCGGGCGCGGCCTGCGCGACAGGCTGCCATTCACGCTCCGGCATTGGTTGTCCAATCACACCTCCACAGGCACCAGCCTGTTGTACGGGTTGCGGCCTGGCGCGGCACAACGCGTGGCGCGCGAGAACGACGCCCCGCGTCGCGACGGATTTGATCCGTTGGGAAGCGTCCTGCTGCAGGAGAGTTTCGGGAGGTTCCTGACCACGCTGCTGCGCTACGGTGATCGCAATTCGATGGCCCACTCCCGGGAAGTGCGCCTTCCGTTCTGCGACCACCGGATCGCGGAGTTTGTATTTCGGCTGCCTCCTCACCTGCTGATGGGTGAGGTGCAGACCAAGCGCCTGCTTCGCGAATCGATGTGCGGCATTCTCCCGGAGTCGATTCGCACCCGATGGAACAAGCAGGGATTCCGGCCGCCGCAGGACCTGTGGTTCCAGGCCCCGGCGTTTGCGGATCGTGTGCGGGAATCACTCGACGCGGCGTGTGGCCGCGTGGGATCGCCGTGGTTGCCGCAGTGGTGGGGCAGAGCGCTTGCACGGGTGCGCGCCGGAGAGCCGTCGCTGAGTTGGGTGGTCTGGCAGCCCTTCATCATCGAACAATGGCGTCAGCACTTCCTGCAGCCGCTCGCTGACACCCGCAAGCGGGGGCTTTCGTGA